In the Natrinema sp. CBA1119 genome, CACTGCTGACGCTGCGGGATCGCATCCTCGAGTACCTCGCGGTCCGCGAAGAGCACTCGGCCCGCGCGTCGCTGGTGACGTTCTTCAAGCCGCCGGAACGACCGCTGTCCGAGCGGGAGTACCATCGGACGCTATGGCACATCCTGCAGACGCTGCACCTCCACGATCCCGAGCCCTGGCCCGCGGACATCCCCACCGACCCCGACGATCCCTACTGGGAGTTCTGTCTCGGCGGCGAGCCCATGTTCCCGACCTGTCGGGCGCCCTTCTACGAGCACCGAAAGAGCCGCTACTGTCCCGTCGGCCTCGAGATCACGTTCCAGCCGCGGGCGCTGTTCGAGACCCTCGGCGTGACCGGTGATACCGAGGCCGGCCAACACGCTCGCGACGTCATTCAGGGGCGCCTCGAGGACTACGACGGAGTCTGTCCGCACGCCGATCTCGGGGACTGGGGCGTCGAGGGCGACCGGGAGTGGCCCCAGTATATGCTCTCGGCGGACGACGAGCAAGCGCCGTCGACCTGTCCGATCACGATCACTCGAGCCCATCCGAAACCCGCCGCACAGCTCCCATGACGGACGCCGAAGCGGAGGTGGGTGTCGACGACGCGGCCCTCGACCGCGACCGACTCCGGAACGCCGTCCTCGTGCCGATCGACTTCCAGCGGGGGTTCGACGACCCCTCGTGGGGCGACCGCAACAATCCCGACGCCGAGGCGAACGCGGCGCGCCTGCTCGAGCACTGGCGCGATCGAACCCGACCGATCGTCCACGTTCGCCACGATTCGACGGAGCCCGGTTCCCCGCTCCGCGGCGACGAGCCCGGCTTCGCGTTCACGCCCGAAACGGCACCGCTCGAGGGCGAGCCGACGGTCGTGAAGTCGGTCAACAGCGCGTTCATCGGAACGGATCTCGAGACGTGGCTGCGCGATCGCGGCCTCGAGACGGTCGTCCTCGTGGGACTCACGACGGACCACTGCGTCTCCACGACGGCGCGGATGGCGGAGAACCTCGGCTTCGATCCGATCGTCGTCAGCGACGCCACCGCGACGTTCGAGCGCGCGTTCGACGGCGAAACCTTCGACGCGGAGACGGTCCACCGCACGGCCCTGACTCACCTCGAGGGAGAGTTCGCCGACGTGGCGACGACCGCCGAACTTCTCGGCGAGGGCTGATACGGTCTGTTGTACCGATGTACCGGAGTAACCGAAGGACGGTTCCGGGTTGCTCCGGAACTGACTGACAGCAGTCCGTCTGAGTCGCTCGCTTCCGATCGGCTCGAGTCGAGAGCCGTTTCGATTCGCGACAGTCCGCAGTACAGTTATGTTTCGCCTTCTCTCACGGCTACCTATGCGAGTCGCAGTCGCCGGGACGTTCGGGCCGCTCCACGACGGGCATCGAACCCTGCTCGAGCACGCGCTCCGGTTTGGCGAGGACGGTGTCGTCGTCGCACTGACCAGCGACGAGTTGGCCGTCGAGACCCGCCACGACCCCCGTCCGATCCCGTCGTTCGAGGAGCGAACCCGGACCGTGACCGACGCGATCGGCGAGATCGACGAGTGGGATCGCGACATCGAAATCCGCACCCTCGAGACCGAGTACGGGATCGCGACCGACGAGCCGTCGATCGACGCGCTGGTGGTCTCCCCCGAGACGGCCCCCGAACTCGAGGCGATCAACGGATTGCGGCGCGAGCAGGGGTTCGAATCGCTGTCGGGGATCGTCGCACCGTACGTCTACGCCGACGACGGCGACCGGATCTCGTCGACCCGGATCGTCGCGGGGGAGATCGACGAACACGGACGCGTCCTCGAGTCCCAGCGTGGCAGTCGATAGCCACGGTCCGTCCCGAGAGTCTTATCCCCCACGATCTGTCGGCCCGGACGGCCGTCGGTGTCACAATAGTAATGGATGGGGAGACAGTCAGTGTAGGTGATGAACGGTGATCGACGGCCGCTGTTGTTCGTTCTACTGGGTAGTTCGCTGCTCGTAACGGCGATACTTCACCTGGTATTCCTTCCGCGATATTTTCCCGAAACCGTCCTGTTGACCGTGCTGACGCTCGGCGCTGGCGTGGTGACGTACACGCTCGTCTTCTACGCGCTCGGTCGAGCAACCGCTGCTCCGCAAGAGCAGGAGTTTCCGAACATGCGATCTGCGGATATCGGGGTCGCGCTCCTTCTTATTTCGGCACTGATCCTGCTCGTACTCGACGCGGTCGGTATCCCGCTCGACGGGCTGATCGGAATATACGCACTGCCCGCGCTCGGGATCTACGCCGGCCTCGCGCTGTTCGGGTGGTCGATCGGCCGCCGAACCGAGGCGATCAACGAGATCGTCCGCTGACCGAGGGCTTCGGAAGTCACTCGCGACGGCTACTCGTCCGGATTCGATCCCGAGTTCGCGACGAAAACCGGAACGTCGCCGAACCGGATGGCGTGATCGGTGACGCTCCCCATCGCCATCCGGTGGACGCCACCGCGGCCGCGAGTCCCCATCACGATGAGGTCGGCGTCGATCTCTCGAGCGTACTCGAGGAGCGCCTCCTCCGGCGGGCCGTCGAGCACCGTTCCCGTGACCTCGAGTCCGGCCGCCTCGGCCCGGTTGACGACCGCGTCGACGTATTCCTGCGCCCGGCCGTGAATCGCGTCCTCGGCGCTCGCGGCGTCACCGGGGAGACGGAGGTCGGCCAGCGGACCGGTATCGGCGACGCAGACGACATGAACCCGCGCGTCGTGGCTCTTCGCGAGATCGATACCCGTCTCGGCGGCGGCCTCGGCGTGGTCGCTGCCGTCCGTCGGCAGCAGGATCGTGTCGAACATCGTCCCGATCTACGACGGCCGGTGTGAAATCCCTGCCGAAACGACAGGTAGTGGATCGGAGGTGGAAGAGTCGGCGACCGCGGCTCAAACGAACGCCAGCGGCACCATCACGAGGACGCCGACGACGATGCCGCCCGCGAGCTCCGGCTTGCCGCCTCGCGGCAGCCGTTCGCCGATCTCGAGCGCCTCGGGGACGAACTCGGTGAGCACGAGATAGATCATCGCGCCGGCGGCGAAGCCGAAGCCGTAAGGCAGGAACTCGCGGGCGTAGCGGACGAACCCGAACGCGATGACGGCCCCGATCGGCTGTGGCAGACTCGAGAAGACGGCCCACCAGACCAGCTTCCAGTTCGCGACGTCCATCGAGCGCAGCGGGATCGAGATCGCGGTCCCCTCGGGGACGTTGTGAATCGAGATGGCGATCGTCATGAAGATCGCCAGCACCGGGACGGTGAAGCCGAGGAACTGGGTTCCCCCCTCGAGGCCGAGATCGGCGAAGGAGACGCCGATCGCCACGCCCTCGGGAAAGCTGTGGACGGTCAGGATGCCGAGGATGAGGATGAGCTTCTTGAAATCGGCTTCCTCGTACTGCTTGGGGTCGATGTCGGTGTCCATTAGCACGTCGTGAGCGATGACGACGAGCGCGACGCCGGCCGCCATCCCGATCGCGATCTCGAGGGGCGTCCCGTCGGCCAGTCCCTCCTCGACGAGACCGAACAGCGACGCCGAGACCATGATCCCCGACGAGAGCCCCCAGAGAACGACGCTTCGCCGATCGCTGATTCCCTCGAAGAAGAAAAACGGCAGCGCACCGAGGCCGGTCGCTAGCGCCGTGATCAACCCGGCGACGAACACCAACGCGAGGTTCTCGAGGAGCGCCATCTGTCCAACGATCGGAACGGACGCTTAAATCGACGGCGAAGGCGGCGTCTCTGGCCGTTTCGTCGGCGGGAATCCCGTCGTATGCGGGGAGAGTCGGTGACCGACGGTTCACCACCGAAGCCGCTGATCGGTACCGTCAACAGCCGGCCGTCCAATGGCTCGGGTATGTCACTGTGGCGCTCGCGTCGAACCGGCTACTACCTCGCGCTGGTGGCCGGGACTACCATCGTTGCCACCGCGCTGTACAACTACGGCATGGCGACGTTAGAGAACGACCCGCAGCCGCTCTACCGGTCGCTCGAGGTCGTCTTCCAGACGTACACGACGACCGGCTACGGCGAGGACGCGCCGTGGAGCACGCTCCAGATGAATCTCTTGATGATCGTGTTGCAACTCACGGGAATCGGCCTGATCCTCACCGGGGTCGACGTCTTCGCCGTTCCGTGGCTCCGACGGGCACTCGAGACGACGGCCCCGACGACCGCCCCGGATCTCGAGGATCACGTCGTCATCTGCGAGTACACGTCGCGCGGCGAGGCGTTCATCGAGGAGCTCGAGTCCCGCGGCCGGGAGTACGTCGTCGTCGAGTCCGATGCGGAGGCGGCGACGGAACTGCACGAGGCCGACTACCGGGTCGTCCACGGCGATCCGGAGTCGACGGCGGTGCTCGAGAACGCCGGCATCGAACGGGCGACGGCGGTCGTGGCCGATTCGGCCGACGATACGAACGCGAGTATCGTCCTCTCCGCGCGCGAGGCCAACCCCGACGTGCAGATCGTGACGCTGGTCGAGGACAACCGCCTCGGGGAGTACCACCGGATCGCGGGAGCGGACGAGGTGCTCTCGCCCCGTCAGCTACTCGGCGAGAGCCTCGCCCACCGGGTGCCGACGGCCGTGACGACCGCGGTCGACGAGGGCGTCGAAATCGGGGACGACCTGGAGCTGGTCGAGCTCTCGATCGCCGAGGGAAGCGATCTCTGTCAGCGAACGACCAGGGATGTCGGGCTCCGAGAGCGCTTCGGCGTGGACGGGATCGGTGCCTGGTTCGACGGCACCTTCGAGAGTCCGCTTCCGTCGGACCGCGAACTCGATACGGGGACGCGATTACTCGTCGCGGGCGAGCCGGACCGTGTCGACGAGTTACGGGCCGAGGCGGCGTCGACGGTCCAGCCGTTTTCGGCCCAGCACGTCGTGATCGCCGGCTACGGCGAGGCGGGGATGGCGGCGGCCGACGCCCTCGCCGAGACGAACACTCGAGTGACGGTTCTCGACAGCGTCGACGGGGAGGGCGTCGATGTCGTCGGCGACGCGCGCGATCCGGATGCGGTCCGGAAGGCGGGTCTCGACGACACGTCCGGTATGATCATTACCCTCGACGACGACACGACCGCTGTCTTCGCGACGCTCGTCGCGCGAGATCAGAACCCGTCGGTCGACATCATCGTCCGGGCGAACGACGCCGATAACGTCGGGAAGCTGTACCGGGCGGGTGCCGACTACGTGCAGTCGCTCGCGACGGTCAGCGGCCGCATGCTCGCCTCGACCGTTCTGGCGGACGAGGAGCGGCTGGCCGTCGACAGACAGATCGACGTCGTGAAGCTCCCCGCCGGGCGGCTGGCGGGCCGGACGGTCGTCGATGCCGACGTCCGCTCTCGGACCGGCTGTACCGTTATCGCCGCAGTCAGGGACGGCGAGACGATATCCGAGTTCGATCCGACGTCGTTCGTTTTCGAGACGGGCGACGAGGTCATCCTCGCCGGCACCGACGAGAGCGTGCAGTCCTTCGAAGAAGCGTTCCTCGCCTGAGAGCCGACGCCGCGTTCACCGGCTCCCGCTCCGAATCAGAACAGGGAGCCGAGATCGAGATCCAACTGCTGTTTCGCGAATCGGGCGAGCAACGGCGCGTCCTCGAGTCCGATCAGGTTCGCGATGGCGCGGACGTTCCCCTTGTTCGCCTCGGCAAGCGTGTCGTCGTCGAGGCGCTGGAGGTCCTGCATGAGCTCGTCGTAGCGGTCGTTCGGTGCGAGATAGAGGAGCTGGGTCATCAGCAGCCGGCTCTTCGCGTTAGGGGCGACGTCGCGGCGCCAGAGGGTGTCGTAGACCTCGAGGGTCTCGGCGGTCGGCTCGACGCTGTCGTGTTTGAGGACGCTATCTGCAGTGGCGGCGGCCGCACGACCGGACTGCATGCACTTGTTGATCCCCTCGCCCCAGAGCGGGTCGAGGCTCGGCACGGTGTCGCCGATGGCCATGAACCGATCGGTGTGGAGTTTCCCCGGCGCCTGAATGTGCGCCGAGCCGCGGTGTTGTTTGCCCTCGATCGGTTCGGCGTCCCGGAACCGGGGGTCCGTCTCGAGCCAGTGAGAGAGGTAGTCGTCGATGGTGAAATCGTCGCGACTGTACTGTTCGTGGCTGCCGTTCTGGATGTAACAGAGGCCGACCTTGGCGGTGTCCTCACCCGTGTGGAAAATCCAGGAGTAGCCGCCGGGTGCGATCTCGTGGTCGAGTCGCAACATCATGGCGTCGCGCAGGTCCGCGAAGCCGGGGCGATCGATGTCGATCCCTTCGAACTCGTACTCGATACCGATGGCGTGGTTTTCCCGCTTGAGATCGACGACGCCGAGTTTCTTCGCGAGGGGTGCGCTCGGCCCCGTCGCGTCGATCGTGATATCGCCGTAGACCTCCTCGTCGCCGTTGTAGGTGACGCCGACGATCTCGCCGTTCTCCATAATCGGCGCGGTGACGCGAGCGTCGAATCGATACTCGGCGCCGCGGTCGCGGCTGTCTGTCACCAGATAGCGTTTGAAATCCGCGAACTCGAGCACCGCGCCGGTCTGGTCGCGGACGTAGTGCTCGGTCGGCGACTCGAGGACGACGCTGTCGGTGTACTGCATGACCACGTCGTCGGGGATACCGAAGGACGCCATCATGGAGTGGAAGGTTCCCGCGGTGGACTTGTTGCTCTGTCGCGGGAACTCCTCTTCGGCCTCGGTCTCGAGGACGACGACGTCGTACCCCCTGGCGGCGAGATCGCGGGCACACTGTGCGCCGGCGGGACCGGCACCGGCGATGACTACGTCGTAGCGGTCGTTCATGTAATGCAGACTGTAGTGGACCTTAATTAGTTTGTCCAGTTACGACGGCTAGTACGGAGTCGAGCCCCTTGAGCGCTAACCCGGCAGAGACGGCCGGACGGGTGAATCCAACGGAACGAATTTAGGCATTGGTCGTGTCGGCCTGTTCATGGTTACCACAGAACCCGCCGAGTTTCCGGACGGGGTTCCGAGCGAACCCGACGTTCCCCTCGGGAAGCGACCGCTTCACGAGTACGTCGCCCACTACGCGGCGGAGCGGCCGGACAGCGTTGCGATCGACTACTACGGCGCACGGCTCACCTATGGAGAACTCGACGACTCGATCGATCGCTTCGCGACCGAACTGGCCGAGCGCGGGTACGGCCGCGGGGACAGCCTCCTCTTGCTCCTGCAGAACTGCCCGCAGTACGTGATCGCCTACTACGCGGCCCAGAAAGTAGGGATGCGAGTCAGTCCCTGCAGCCCGATGGCGAAGGAACACCGCGTGAGCTATCAACTGTCCGACGGGGGCGCGCGAATCGCCGTCGCGGGGGACACTCACGCGCCGCTGCTCGAGGCCGTCCGCGAGGAATCGCCGCTCGAGGAGATCGTTTACACGCGCTTCGAGACGTTTCTGCCCGACGAGCCGGTGCCCGCGATCCACGAGGACATGGTGGACGCGATCGAGACGACGCAGCAGCCCGAATCGGATGGCGTTCGGTATCTCGAGTCGATCCTCGAGGAAACGCCCGCCGAGCCGCCGGCCGTCGAGGTCGCGATGGACGATATCTGCCTCTTGCAATACACTTCGGGAACGACCGGTCTGCCCAAGGGCTGCATGCACAGCTACGCGAACGTCCTGTTCGCCGCGGCCACGTCCTCGGCGCTGACCGACCGGGACGAGCACACGCGCCACCTCGCGGTGATGCCGGTCTTCCACGTGGCCGGGAAGCTCAACGCCGTCGACTCCCCGATGATTCGGGGCGGGACGACCGTCCTCCTGACCCGATACGAGCCCGAGGCCTACGTCGACGCGCTCGCGGCCCACGAGCCGACCAACGGCTGGATCACCACGCCGATGGTCCGGGAGCTGCTGCCGTTGCTGGAAGCCGAGGAGCGACCGATCGACTCGCTCGAGTCGATGCCGGTGACGAGTTTCGGACAGGCGCTGACCGAGGCCCTCTGCGAGCGGTGGGCGGACGCGACCGACTCGGCGATGTACGAGGCGGCCTACGGTCTGACCGAAACCCACACGCGGGACACGTTCACGCAGGGTCTCGGCGTGATCGAGGAGGGATTCGTCGGCAAGCCGGTCTACGAGACCGATATCGTGATCCGAGACTGGGAGAGCCACGAGGAGGTCCCTCGCGGGGAAACCGGCGAGATCACCGTGAAGTCGCCGTCGCTGTTCGAGGGCTATCTCGGCAAACCCGAGGAGACCGAGGCCGCCTTCCACGACGGCTACGTCCTGACCGGCGACATCGGCCGCGTGACCGAGGACGGTGCACTCTACTTCCTCGGCCGGCGCACGTACATGATCAAGTCCAGCGGCTACTCGATTGCGCCCGCCGAAGTCGAGGAAGTGCTGAAGACCCATCCTAGTGTCGCCAACGCCGCCGTCGCCGGCCGCGACCACGAGACCAAAGGGGCTGAAGTCGTCGCGGCCGTCACGACCGCCGACGACTCGTTCGCCGGAGACGAGTTCCTCGAGTGGGCCAGAGACCGACTGGCCGCGTACAAGCGGCCCCGCGACGTCGTCGTGCTCGAGGGGTTGCCCGTGACGGACATGGGGAAGCTTGATCGGGAGCGACTCGAGGACGTGATCGCCGATCGGGCGTAGCGGTCGCGAACCGCGAACCGTTCGATACACGGGAACCGCGTCTTACTCCAGACCGACCATCTGGCGTGCTGTGGCGCGCGCTGGGCCGCGGCGAATTGCGAGGCCTGAACGGGTGACGGCCTCGATACTGTGAGCGGTGACCAGAGGGAACCGCGAACGAATCGGCTGGGGAGGGCGTGTCGATTCCGTATTGCCACGATAGCTGGTCGCTTCATTTCACGCAGTCACTATAGTTGCAGTTGTTACTATAGCAGAACCCACGACTCCATTCATTGCTTGCAGTAAACGGGACGTTCAGTACGCGTCGTTAAGCGAACGGCTGACGGCCACGTCAATACGGGCGACGAAACGGCTACCGACGGCCGCAAACTGGCCGCCAACTGCAGCGGCCGAATCCGTTCGGTGGTAGTCCCACAGGGGGAAAATATTAGTATTTGCTTGTATAAGCTAGTGCTGATATGGGAGAAGGTGCAATCGCTGATGAAACCACGGAAGGGGCCGACGCCTGCTGTGCACCGCCCGGAGACATCGACTCAGATGCGATGGCGACGGACCTCCAAGTACTGACCGCCATGGGGAACGACACGCGATACGAACTACTTCGCCGCATCGCGAACGCCGATGATGGCGTCTGCGTCTGCGATCTCGAAGCCACGGTTGGGGTCAGTCAGAGCGCCGTCAGCCAAGCGCTTTCCCGCTTGTACACCGCAGGACTGGTCACGCGCCGCAAGGAAGGGTCCTGGCGATACTATGAACCGACTGAGACGACCGCGGCTCTCCTCGAAACGCTCGACGACCTGCGAGGTGCCCATGAGTAACGATACTGATACGGTGGCCGGTGATCGTGACCCCGAAGAGACTCTCGAGATGGTGCGCGAACGCTACGGGACAATCGCTTCGGACGGTCAGGACTGCTGTGGTGACGTCGGTATCGATGTCACCGATGACGGTGGGTGCTGTAACGGCAACGCAGACGTGACCGGGAGCGAACGCCTCGGTTACGATACGGACGATATCGCGTCGGTCGCCGACGGTGCAGACCTCGGCCTCGGGTGCGGAAACCCGAAGGCGTTCGCCGAGATGGCGCCCGGCGAGACAGTGCTCGACCTTGGCTCAGGTGCGGGCTTCGACTGCTTCCTCGCTGCACAGGAGATCGGACAGGATGGGGCCGTCATCGGTGTCGACATGACACCAGAAATGGTCTCGAAAGCGAGGGAGAACGTCGCGAAGAACGACGCCGACAACGTCGAGTTTCGCCTCGGCGAGATCAGCCACCTCCCCGTTGCCGATGCGACCGTCGACGTTGTTATCTCGAACTGCGTCGTCAACCTCGCCCCGAAAAAACAACTCGTGTTCGACGATGCCTACCGTGTTCTCAAGCCCGGTGGGCGCGTCGCCATCTCGGACGTGGTCCAAACCGCGCCGTTCCCCGACGACGTCAAGATGGACCCGAACTCGCTAACTGGCTGCGTCGCCGGTGCGTCAACCGTTGAGGATCTTGAAGCGATGCTCGACAGTGCTGGCTTCGAAGCAATCGAGATAGCGCCCAAGGATGAGAGCACCGAGTTCATCAGTGATTGGGACGCCGATCGCGACCTCGGTGACTACCTCGTCTCTGCCACTATCGAGGCTCGGAAACCAGCGCACGACTTCTGACTGATCGAGAGGTACGACCAGTCTTGATTAGTTAATATCTTTTCGACCGGAGGCCGTGTCGGTTGCGTGCAATTTTCAGCCACGGTCCAGAATCGACGAGAAACACGGCGTCGTCGACGTCGTGTTTCTCGGTTAGTTCAGAGAGAAAAATCGAGGTAACACTCTCGTTCCGCGTCGGAAACAGCCTGCCGTGGAGATATTTGTTCGTTTCGGGACCGACAGCAGCGTACAGCCAGTAGCGCTGATCGTCGAGATGGGTCACGATCTCGTCGAGCGCGAAGTGATACGTTGCACAACTGGAGCTGGATACTGAGATCCATGAGCTCGCGCTCCACAAAATCTAGCTCGATCCCGATGCTAGATCCGTTGAGGCGGTCGAATTCTGGGATAGCACAACGAATTCCACCGCCTCACACCTTCACACTCTACTCTGAACAGCGCCCAGTCGATGAACAGTATACCCTTTATGCGACGGCCGTCTAGCACACTGCATGAGCGATGGAGCGACAGCGGGGGATGCCGCGACGGCGTTCGCCAGTCGGGCAGAGGCGGCCCACGGCGAGTCGATCCGTCACCTCGTCGCGTTCGGGGCTGCCGCCCGTGGCGACGACCGCGGCGTCCACACCGAGACCGAGATCCTGCTGGTCCTCGAGGAGGACGACGAAACGGTCGAGCGGGAACTCCGCGCGCTCGCCGAGACAGTCGGACTCGAACGCGGCGTCGTTTTCTCGGTGCACGTACTGCCGGCGGATCGGTTCGAAGCGAAACGGGAGCACCCGTTCGTCCGGACGGCGCTCGAAGAAGGGACCGCGCATGTGTAGACTGGGGCTCTCGGAGTGCCTCGAGAGCGTATCGATCCGGTCGGTGAGTACTGATGAGACGGTGAGAGTTGACGGGACGGTGAGCGCCGACGGGAGGGCTGCGTAACCATGCGAGTGACCCTGCTTGGAACCGGCGACACGACCGGAACGCCGACCGTCGGCTGTGACTGCGATACCTGTACGGCCGCCCGTGAGCGCGGCGTCGAGCGCACGCGGTTCTCGGTTCACGTCGAAAACGAGCGTACGGGAGAGTCGCTGCTGATCGACTTCAGCCCCGACTTTCGCTACCAGTTCCTCCGCGACGACGTCCCGCTTCCCGACGCGGCCGTCATCACGCACATTCACTTCGACCACCTCGACGGGCTGGGCAACGTCTTTCGCGTCGTGGACTCGCTCGAGGTCTACGCGGCCGACGAGACCGATCCCCAGACGGGCAAAAGCGTCGCCGAAACGGTCCGGGACGACTACCACTATCTCGATCCTGTCACCGTCGTTCCGACGACGCCCCTCGAGACGGTCCGCATCTGTGGCCTCGACGTGACGCTGGTCCCCGTCGAACACCCGCCGCTGGTCTGCTACGGACTCGCTATCGAAGATCCATGGACGGGCGCAAAGCTGTCGATCACGGGCGATACGAGCTACGATATTCCCGAGGAGTCCCGCGCGGTACTGGCCGACGCTGACCTCCTGCTCGCCGACGGGATCGTCCCCGCGAGCCTCTGTGAGCACCACCCCCTCGGCGGTCGCCACGAGGACAGCGAGGGCACCCCTCGGACGTTCGGCACGAAACACATGACTCGAGAGGGGGCGCTCGCGATGGCCGAGCAGCTGAACGCCGACCGGACGCGACTGGTCCACCTCGCGCACTTCTACCCCGCCGAGGAGGCGTTCGAGGAACCGCTGGCGATCGACGGCGAGGAGTACGTCCTCTAGGGGTCGAGCGGACACGATCGAACGCCGTCAGTCGAACTGATCGAGTCCCGACTGTTGCCGTCGTTTTCCGCCCGGGTCGGCCATCCACGCGCTTCGACGGTCGCGCTCGTCCGCGAGAGCTATTTCGGGTTCCGCGGCCGCGTCGTAACCCGAACACGCCGGTCCGCACTCCGCCGCGGCGTCGACGACCCGCTCTTTCCACTCGCAGTACGGCAGCGTCGCGCCGCCAGCGTCGTCGGGGAGACAGGCCGAACAGGCCGGAAAGTCGTACGTTCGCCATCCCTTCCCATAGGCGCGTTCGGCGATCCGCCGGCGCGCCCGAGCTTTCGCCGCGGGGGAAACGACCTCGATCTCGGTACGACCGGGATGGGACTCGAGCGGTTCGATCCCCGGCTCGGCGACGGGCAGCGACGCGGGTTCGCGAATCACCTCGACCTCGAGTGGGCGTCCGCCGTCTGACTCGTCACGGTGAACCCGCCAGACGCCGACTTGCTCGGGGAGACGGTTTAGATGCGCGCGCGTCACGTAACTCTCGGTCGCGAGCACGACCGCGTCGACCAGCGCGAGGCTTACGTCCGTTCGCAGTTGCGCCTCGAGGTCGCCCGGCCGGCCGAGGTCTGGCTTGTTCTCGATGCCGACGATGCGACCGTACCAGTCGGGATAGCGGGCGACCTGTCGAACGTGGTCGCGACTGCTGGCCGCGCTGGCGGCGTGATCGCGTTCGAAGAAGCCGATCTCGAGCGCGCGCTCGAGGGCGCTCCGGGCGCGCTCGGGGTGGCAGTCGAAGGCGTCTTTCCAGTAGCGCGCTCGGCCGGTGCCGACGGCCGACTCGATGGCGGCGTCGGGGATCGACTCGCTCGTGATCGCGACGCGATCCTCGAATTTGGGACCGGGCTCGACGCAGAGCACGTCGAGGATCCGCCCGCCGGGATCGGCGACGCTGCCGCCGAGCTGGCGGGCGACGATCCCCTCCCGGTGGGACTCGAGGTGGGCGCACAACTCGAGTTCGAACGCGAACTCTGACACGGTAGTGGGGAGGGCAGCGGGCGAGAAAAGTCGTCGGGTTCGGTGGCTCGAGCGTCGGGGAAAGACACTATTCGCTGGCGGGTGTGGACCCACCCATGAGCGAGGACC is a window encoding:
- a CDS encoding AMP-binding protein, producing the protein MVTTEPAEFPDGVPSEPDVPLGKRPLHEYVAHYAAERPDSVAIDYYGARLTYGELDDSIDRFATELAERGYGRGDSLLLLLQNCPQYVIAYYAAQKVGMRVSPCSPMAKEHRVSYQLSDGGARIAVAGDTHAPLLEAVREESPLEEIVYTRFETFLPDEPVPAIHEDMVDAIETTQQPESDGVRYLESILEETPAEPPAVEVAMDDICLLQYTSGTTGLPKGCMHSYANVLFAAATSSALTDRDEHTRHLAVMPVFHVAGKLNAVDSPMIRGGTTVLLTRYEPEAYVDALAAHEPTNGWITTPMVRELLPLLEAEERPIDSLESMPVTSFGQALTEALCERWADATDSAMYEAAYGLTETHTRDTFTQGLGVIEEGFVGKPVYETDIVIRDWESHEEVPRGETGEITVKSPSLFEGYLGKPEETEAAFHDGYVLTGDIGRVTEDGALYFLGRRTYMIKSSGYSIAPAEVEEVLKTHPSVANAAVAGRDHETKGAEVVAAVTTADDSFAGDEFLEWARDRLAAYKRPRDVVVLEGLPVTDMGKLDRERLEDVIADRA
- a CDS encoding helix-turn-helix transcriptional regulator — its product is MGEGAIADETTEGADACCAPPGDIDSDAMATDLQVLTAMGNDTRYELLRRIANADDGVCVCDLEATVGVSQSAVSQALSRLYTAGLVTRRKEGSWRYYEPTETTAALLETLDDLRGAHE
- a CDS encoding arsenite methyltransferase; amino-acid sequence: MSNDTDTVAGDRDPEETLEMVRERYGTIASDGQDCCGDVGIDVTDDGGCCNGNADVTGSERLGYDTDDIASVADGADLGLGCGNPKAFAEMAPGETVLDLGSGAGFDCFLAAQEIGQDGAVIGVDMTPEMVSKARENVAKNDADNVEFRLGEISHLPVADATVDVVISNCVVNLAPKKQLVFDDAYRVLKPGGRVAISDVVQTAPFPDDVKMDPNSLTGCVAGASTVEDLEAMLDSAGFEAIEIAPKDESTEFISDWDADRDLGDYLVSATIEARKPAHDF
- a CDS encoding MBL fold metallo-hydrolase; translation: MRVTLLGTGDTTGTPTVGCDCDTCTAARERGVERTRFSVHVENERTGESLLIDFSPDFRYQFLRDDVPLPDAAVITHIHFDHLDGLGNVFRVVDSLEVYAADETDPQTGKSVAETVRDDYHYLDPVTVVPTTPLETVRICGLDVTLVPVEHPPLVCYGLAIEDPWTGAKLSITGDTSYDIPEESRAVLADADLLLADGIVPASLCEHHPLGGRHEDSEGTPRTFGTKHMTREGALAMAEQLNADRTRLVHLAHFYPAEEAFEEPLAIDGEEYVL
- a CDS encoding DUF5787 family protein, with protein sequence MSEFAFELELCAHLESHREGIVARQLGGSVADPGGRILDVLCVEPGPKFEDRVAITSESIPDAAIESAVGTGRARYWKDAFDCHPERARSALERALEIGFFERDHAASAASSRDHVRQVARYPDWYGRIVGIENKPDLGRPGDLEAQLRTDVSLALVDAVVLATESYVTRAHLNRLPEQVGVWRVHRDESDGGRPLEVEVIREPASLPVAEPGIEPLESHPGRTEIEVVSPAAKARARRRIAERAYGKGWRTYDFPACSACLPDDAGGATLPYCEWKERVVDAAAECGPACSGYDAAAEPEIALADERDRRSAWMADPGGKRRQQSGLDQFD